A window of Lepus europaeus isolate LE1 chromosome 11, mLepTim1.pri, whole genome shotgun sequence contains these coding sequences:
- the INAFM2 gene encoding putative transmembrane protein INAFM2, giving the protein MKERDSAPAERGKPATYTGDKKAKMAAKTNKKWVRLATVFAYVLSVSLAAIVLAVYYSLIWQPVGAGTSGGASGPPPGGSNATGPSGTSGAAAAAGPNTTRSSRREAPRAAPPLQAVRPAPPEPPAGDAPAGPLERPRGQDEDPEDEEEAAAAAPGSR; this is encoded by the coding sequence ATGAAGGAGCGCGACTCGGCCCCGGCCGAGCGGGGCAAGCCGGCCACCTACACCGGGGACAAGAAGGCGAAGATGGCGGCCAAGACCAACAAGAAGTGGGTCCGGCTCGCCACCGTGTTCGCCTACGTGCTCTCCGTGTCGCTGGCCGCCATCGTGCTCGCCGTCTACTACAGCCTCATCTGGCAGCCGGTGGGCGCCGGGACCTCGGGCGGAGCCTCCGGCCCGCCCCCCGGCGGCTCCAACGCCACCGGCCCGTCGGGGACttcgggggcggcggcggcggcggggcccaaCACCACCCGGTCGTCCCGCCGCGAGGCGCCGCGCGCCGCGCCCCCGCTGCAGGCTGTGCGGCCCGCGCCTCCGGAGCCCCCTGCAGGCGATGCCCCGGCCGGACCGCTCGAGCGGCCGCGGGGCCAGGACGAGGACccggaggatgaggaggaggcggcggcggcggcgcctggGAGTCGATGA